From the genome of Nocardia sp. NBC_01503, one region includes:
- a CDS encoding DUF2237 family protein has product MTDRNVLGGPLEECGTDPLTGFYRDGCCSTGPEDLGSHTVCTVVTAEFLEHQKSIGNDLLTPRPENNFPGLQPGDRWCVVAVRWLHAHEDGVAAPVVLAATHENALEVVPMDTLRKYAVDVPDDVSDLL; this is encoded by the coding sequence GTGACCGATCGAAATGTGCTTGGGGGACCGCTGGAGGAGTGTGGCACCGATCCTCTCACCGGCTTCTACCGGGACGGCTGCTGCAGCACCGGCCCCGAAGACCTTGGCAGCCACACCGTGTGCACCGTGGTGACCGCGGAGTTCCTGGAGCACCAGAAGTCGATCGGAAATGACTTACTGACCCCGCGGCCGGAGAACAACTTCCCCGGCCTGCAACCGGGTGATCGCTGGTGCGTGGTGGCGGTGCGCTGGCTGCACGCGCATGAGGACGGGGTGGCCGCGCCGGTGGTGCTGGCCGCCACCCATGAGAACGCGCTCGAGGTGGTGCCCATGGATACGCTGCGCAAATACGCCGTGGATGTGCCCGACGACGTCAGCGATCTGCTCTAG
- a CDS encoding ammonium transporter, translating into MLASAALVLLMTPGLAFFYGGMVRSKNVLNMIMMSISAMGVITVLWVLYGFSMAFGEDKGNLFGDPAQYFGLKSLIGGTYLADATDASVKVAVPLAGTIPATVFVAFQLMFAIITVALISGAVADRLKFGAWMLFATVWATVVYFPIAHWVFAFDGVTGEHGGWIANKLKAIDFAGGTAVHINAGVAGLVLAIVLGKRKGWPGTPMRPHNLPFVMLGAGLLWFGWYGFNAGSAIGSNGIAGATFVTTTVATGAAMLAWLLVEKVRDGHATSLGAASGIVAGLVAITPSCSSVNVIGALAIGVVAGVLCALAVGLKFRFGFDDSLDVVGVHLVGGIAGTLMVGLVAAPEAPAAVKGLFYGGGFDQLVKQAIGAGAVLAYSAVATLVIALAIKYTIGLRADEEAEFVGLDESEHAESAYDFAAVGGTARTTAVKEA; encoded by the coding sequence ATGCTGGCCAGCGCCGCACTCGTGCTGTTGATGACCCCCGGACTCGCATTCTTCTACGGCGGCATGGTCCGCTCGAAGAATGTGCTGAACATGATCATGATGAGCATCAGTGCCATGGGCGTTATCACCGTCCTGTGGGTGCTGTACGGCTTCTCCATGGCGTTCGGCGAGGACAAGGGCAATCTCTTCGGTGATCCGGCGCAGTACTTCGGCCTGAAGAGTCTTATCGGTGGCACCTACTTGGCCGATGCGACCGACGCATCCGTCAAGGTGGCTGTACCACTCGCGGGCACTATTCCGGCCACGGTTTTCGTGGCCTTCCAGCTCATGTTCGCGATCATTACCGTCGCCCTCATCTCGGGTGCAGTCGCTGACCGCCTGAAGTTCGGCGCCTGGATGCTCTTCGCGACCGTGTGGGCCACGGTCGTCTACTTCCCGATCGCGCACTGGGTCTTCGCCTTCGACGGCGTCACCGGTGAGCACGGTGGCTGGATTGCCAACAAGCTCAAGGCGATCGACTTCGCGGGTGGTACCGCGGTCCACATCAACGCCGGTGTCGCGGGCCTGGTCCTGGCCATCGTGCTGGGCAAGCGCAAGGGCTGGCCGGGCACCCCGATGCGCCCGCACAACCTGCCGTTCGTCATGCTCGGCGCCGGTCTGCTGTGGTTCGGCTGGTACGGCTTCAACGCGGGCTCCGCGATCGGCTCGAACGGTATCGCCGGCGCCACCTTCGTCACCACCACCGTCGCCACCGGTGCGGCCATGCTCGCCTGGCTGCTGGTGGAGAAGGTGCGTGACGGTCACGCCACCTCCCTCGGCGCCGCTTCGGGCATCGTGGCCGGTCTGGTCGCCATCACCCCGTCCTGCTCCTCGGTCAACGTGATCGGCGCGCTCGCCATCGGTGTGGTCGCCGGTGTGCTGTGTGCCCTGGCCGTCGGCCTGAAGTTCCGCTTCGGCTTCGACGACTCGCTCGACGTGGTCGGCGTCCACCTCGTCGGTGGTATCGCGGGCACCCTGATGGTCGGTCTGGTCGCCGCCCCCGAGGCCCCGGCCGCGGTCAAGGGCCTGTTCTACGGTGGCGGTTTCGATCAGCTGGTCAAGCAGGCGATCGGCGCCGGTGCGGTGCTCGCCTACTCCGCCGTCGCGACGCTCGTCATCGCGCTCGCCATCAAGTACACCATCGGCCTCCGTGCGGACGAGGAAGCCGAGTTCGTGGGCTTGGACGAGTCGGAGCACGCTGAATCGGCATACGATTTCGCTGCTGTGGGTGGCACGGCACGTACCACCGCCGTCAAGGAGGCATGA
- the ftsY gene encoding signal recognition particle-docking protein FtsY, with amino-acid sequence MTAQAWILIAAIAAVLLVAFVSGFVLYKRRRISLAPAAEEAKPELTDRSGGYTASSGFSFSQGGGTATLPKPRPEPEPVPIERTDTDGQPHVGDDAAIPRDAAKRSIHDVRLPEPVQGPERAPEADTAAAEAAADTAEAEADTAEAATAPPVTTVPAEAADIATPDTEAPVDEKASAAPASAVETSAQDQAAAAAVAPAEAAPSATPETVAPADVSVAPAEPEIDFTADIEPTAGRLNRLRGRLARSQNAVGKSLLGLLGGGDLDEDSWEEIEDTLVMADLGTAVTAAIVERLREEMAARTVRTAADARAVLREVLVEALRPELDRSIRALPHQDHPAVMLVVGVNGTGKTTTTGKLARVLVADGRRVLLGAADTFRAAAADQLQTWGERVGAETVRGKEAADPAAVAFDAVSAGIDRGVDVVLIDTAGRLHTKTGLMDELGKVKRVVEKKAEVDEVILVLDATVGQNGLMQARVFADVVDITGVALTKLDGTAKGGIVFQVQHELGVPVKLVGLGEGQDDLAPFEPGAFVDALLG; translated from the coding sequence GTGACTGCACAAGCCTGGATCCTCATCGCCGCTATCGCCGCGGTCCTGCTGGTGGCGTTCGTCTCGGGATTCGTCCTGTACAAGCGCCGCCGTATCTCCCTCGCCCCGGCCGCCGAGGAGGCGAAGCCGGAGTTGACCGACCGGTCGGGTGGATACACGGCATCGAGCGGATTCAGCTTCAGTCAAGGCGGCGGAACGGCGACCCTGCCGAAACCGCGCCCCGAACCCGAACCCGTCCCGATCGAGCGCACCGACACCGACGGTCAGCCGCACGTCGGCGATGACGCCGCCATTCCGCGCGATGCCGCCAAGCGCAGCATTCACGATGTCCGGCTCCCCGAACCGGTCCAGGGTCCCGAGCGCGCTCCCGAGGCCGACACCGCCGCGGCTGAGGCCGCAGCCGACACCGCTGAGGCCGAGGCCGACACCGCCGAGGCGGCGACCGCGCCGCCTGTCACCACGGTTCCGGCCGAGGCCGCCGATATCGCCACACCGGACACCGAAGCGCCCGTCGATGAGAAGGCAAGCGCCGCCCCGGCTTCGGCCGTCGAGACCTCGGCGCAGGATCAGGCCGCGGCCGCCGCGGTAGCGCCCGCCGAGGCCGCACCGTCCGCGACCCCCGAAACCGTCGCGCCCGCCGATGTTTCCGTCGCTCCGGCCGAGCCCGAGATCGATTTCACCGCCGATATCGAGCCCACCGCCGGTCGCCTGAACCGCCTGCGCGGCCGCCTGGCCCGTTCGCAGAACGCCGTCGGCAAATCGCTCCTCGGCCTGCTCGGCGGCGGTGATCTCGATGAGGACTCCTGGGAGGAGATCGAGGACACCCTCGTCATGGCCGATCTCGGCACCGCGGTGACCGCCGCGATCGTCGAGCGCCTGCGCGAGGAGATGGCCGCGCGCACCGTGCGCACCGCCGCCGATGCCCGCGCGGTGCTGCGCGAGGTGCTGGTCGAGGCGCTGCGCCCGGAGCTGGATCGCTCGATTCGCGCACTGCCGCACCAGGATCACCCGGCGGTGATGCTGGTGGTCGGTGTGAACGGCACCGGAAAGACCACCACCACGGGCAAACTCGCGCGTGTGCTGGTGGCCGACGGGCGTCGCGTCCTGCTCGGCGCCGCCGATACCTTCCGTGCCGCTGCCGCCGATCAGCTGCAGACCTGGGGTGAGCGCGTGGGTGCGGAGACCGTGCGCGGTAAGGAGGCCGCCGATCCGGCCGCCGTGGCCTTCGACGCGGTGAGCGCCGGTATCGATCGTGGCGTTGATGTGGTGCTCATCGATACCGCGGGCCGGCTGCACACCAAAACCGGCCTGATGGATGAGCTGGGCAAGGTTAAGCGGGTGGTGGAGAAGAAGGCGGAGGTGGACGAGGTCATCCTGGTCCTGGACGCCACGGTCGGACAGAACGGTCTGATGCAGGCTCGCGTCTTCGCCGACGTCGTCGATATCACCGGTGTTGCCCTGACGAAGCTGGACGGAACGGCCAAGGGCGGCATCGTCTTCCAGGTCCAGCATGAGCTCGGCGTACCCGTAAAACTGGTCGGTTTGGGTGAGGGTCAGGACGATCTGGCCCCCTTCGAGCCGGGCGCTTTCGTGGACGCGCTACTCGGCTGA
- a CDS encoding P-II family nitrogen regulator, with translation MKLVTAIVKPFTLEDVKSGLEQAGVLGMTVSEVQGYGRQKGHTEVYRGAEYSVDFVPKVRVEVVVDDTSVEKVVEVIVEAARTGKIGDGKVWVTPVEAVIRVRTGERGSDAL, from the coding sequence ATGAAACTGGTAACCGCAATCGTCAAACCGTTCACGCTCGAGGACGTCAAGTCCGGGCTGGAGCAGGCGGGCGTGCTCGGCATGACCGTCAGCGAGGTGCAGGGCTACGGCCGCCAGAAGGGTCACACCGAGGTCTACCGCGGTGCCGAGTACTCGGTCGACTTCGTCCCGAAGGTCCGGGTCGAGGTGGTCGTGGACGACACCTCCGTCGAGAAGGTCGTCGAGGTGATCGTCGAGGCCGCCCGCACCGGCAAGATCGGTGACGGCAAGGTCTGGGTGACGCCCGTCGAGGCGGTCATCCGGGTCCGCACCGGTGAACGCGGGTCGGACGCTCTGTAG